The following coding sequences lie in one Euhalothece natronophila Z-M001 genomic window:
- the cysE gene encoding serine O-acetyltransferase, with translation MQRSFTIPSKRENSPKLAIATDLKIIFDRDPAAKNWLEVLLCYPGVHALILHRVASWLWQKRFPLLPRLLSHFGRFITGIEIHPGAAIGKGVFIDHGMGVVIGETAIVGDYCLIYQNVTLGGTGKETGKRHPTLGQEVVVGAGAKILGNLQIGNYVRVGAGSIVLQDVPDDCTVVGVPGRIVSKTGYGCPLEHGKLPDPDVKTIRSLLERIESLEQQVQQLSFYQAQNHESINSS, from the coding sequence ATGCAACGATCATTCACTATTCCTAGTAAACGAGAAAATAGTCCAAAGCTCGCGATCGCGACAGACTTGAAGATTATCTTTGATCGCGATCCTGCAGCCAAAAATTGGCTAGAGGTTTTACTCTGCTATCCTGGGGTTCATGCGTTGATATTACATCGGGTGGCGAGTTGGCTTTGGCAAAAGCGATTCCCTTTATTACCCCGTTTACTCTCTCATTTCGGAAGATTTATCACTGGTATTGAAATTCATCCTGGTGCTGCGATTGGAAAAGGGGTCTTTATTGATCACGGAATGGGAGTGGTTATTGGTGAAACTGCCATTGTTGGGGATTATTGTTTAATTTATCAAAATGTCACCCTCGGTGGTACGGGTAAAGAAACGGGAAAACGTCATCCCACCCTTGGACAAGAGGTGGTTGTCGGTGCAGGGGCAAAGATTTTAGGGAATCTCCAAATTGGGAACTATGTCCGAGTTGGGGCTGGTTCTATTGTCCTGCAAGATGTTCCAGATGACTGCACGGTTGTAGGAGTTCCAGGGCGGATTGTTTCTAAGACAGGTTACGGTTGTCCCCTTGAACACGGAAAACTTCCTGATCCTGATGTGAAAACAATTCGTTCTCTCCTTGAACGCATTGAGAGTTTGGAACAGCAAGTACAACAATTATCGTTCTATCAAGCCCAGAATCATGAATCAATTAACTCATCCTGA
- the nifB gene encoding nitrogenase cofactor biosynthesis protein NifB encodes MSPTTNESLKRVSNAIKSSSNCGSGCSPATSPELDPKVQERVENHPCYSEDAHHHYARMHVAVAPACNIQCNFCNRKYDCANESRPGVVSELLSPEEAAHKVLVVAGQIPQMSVLGIAGPGDPLANPKETFRTFELVKEKAPDIKLCLSTNGLMLPDYVERIKELEIDHVTITINMIDPKIGAEIYPWVRYNRKGWTGEEASKILHERQMEGLQALKEADILCKVNSVMIPGINDQHLAEVDEVVRAKGAFIHNIMPLVSAPEHGTHFGLIGQRGPTPKELKTLQDNCSGNMKMMRHCRQCRADAVGLLGEDRSKEFTKEKMLEMTPEYNLEKRQEVHADIKHIQDAMKTAKAEKVTANKQRGEKILVAVATKGGGVVNQHFGHAKEFQIFEVDGVEANFVGHRKVDHYCQGGYGEEATLNNIIETIQDCKAVLALKIGDCPQDFLQKAGVQPVEGYDTINALALKFYEESMVSH; translated from the coding sequence ATGTCACCAACTACTAACGAAAGTCTTAAAAGAGTAAGTAACGCAATCAAATCCTCATCAAACTGTGGAAGTGGTTGCAGTCCAGCAACTTCTCCTGAACTTGATCCGAAAGTTCAAGAAAGAGTTGAAAATCATCCCTGCTATAGCGAGGATGCTCATCATCACTATGCTCGGATGCACGTCGCTGTTGCCCCGGCTTGTAACATTCAGTGTAATTTTTGCAATCGCAAATATGATTGTGCCAATGAAAGTCGCCCGGGGGTCGTCAGTGAACTTCTTTCTCCAGAAGAAGCGGCTCATAAAGTGTTGGTAGTGGCTGGCCAAATTCCGCAAATGAGTGTTTTAGGAATCGCGGGCCCTGGCGATCCACTAGCAAACCCCAAAGAAACCTTCCGTACCTTTGAACTCGTCAAAGAAAAAGCCCCTGATATCAAACTTTGCTTATCCACTAATGGGCTTATGCTTCCCGATTACGTGGAACGCATCAAAGAATTAGAAATTGATCATGTCACCATTACCATCAACATGATTGATCCCAAAATTGGGGCAGAAATTTATCCTTGGGTGCGCTATAACCGCAAGGGCTGGACAGGAGAAGAGGCTTCCAAAATTCTGCACGAACGGCAGATGGAAGGATTACAAGCCCTAAAAGAAGCAGATATTCTCTGCAAAGTTAACTCAGTGATGATTCCGGGGATTAATGATCAACATCTGGCGGAAGTCGATGAAGTCGTCCGCGCTAAAGGAGCATTTATTCACAATATCATGCCTCTGGTTTCTGCTCCTGAACATGGCACTCACTTTGGGTTAATTGGACAAAGAGGCCCCACCCCCAAAGAACTTAAAACCCTACAAGATAATTGTTCTGGGAATATGAAAATGATGCGTCACTGTCGTCAGTGTCGCGCTGATGCCGTGGGCTTACTTGGGGAAGATCGCTCTAAGGAATTTACCAAAGAGAAAATGCTGGAGATGACCCCAGAATACAATCTGGAAAAACGCCAAGAAGTTCATGCTGACATCAAGCACATTCAAGATGCCATGAAAACGGCAAAAGCAGAAAAAGTCACTGCTAATAAGCAACGAGGAGAAAAAATATTAGTCGCTGTAGCCACTAAAGGCGGTGGCGTTGTTAATCAGCATTTTGGTCATGCCAAAGAGTTCCAAATTTTTGAAGTTGATGGCGTAGAAGCCAACTTCGTGGGACATCGTAAGGTTGATCATTACTGTCAAGGGGGTTACGGCGAAGAAGCAACCCTCAACAACATTATTGAGACCATCCAAGACTGTAAAGCTGTTCTTGCCCTCAAAATTGGTGATTGTCCCCAAGACTTTCTACAAAAAGCTGGCGTTCAGCCGGTTGAAGGTTACGACACCATTAATGCTTTAGCGTTGAAATTCTACGAAGAATCTATGGTTAGTCATTAG
- a CDS encoding 4Fe-4S binding protein, producing MSYVISDNCIACGSCLSQCPTGAISQNDNGKFAIDPNACNHCVGFYGVPQCMSVCPTKDSCSPSLASVIPATEGKYWDRWFGTYEHLTARLQAKQETRYWQNWFDVYSEKLERLMVSH from the coding sequence ATGAGTTATGTAATTTCTGACAACTGTATTGCTTGTGGTAGCTGTTTATCCCAATGCCCCACCGGAGCCATTAGCCAAAATGATAACGGTAAATTTGCGATTGATCCTAATGCTTGTAACCACTGTGTTGGCTTTTATGGTGTTCCCCAATGTATGTCAGTTTGCCCAACCAAAGATAGCTGTAGTCCCAGTCTCGCAAGTGTGATTCCAGCAACAGAAGGGAAATATTGGGATCGCTGGTTTGGGACTTATGAGCATTTGACTGCGCGACTCCAAGCCAAACAAGAAACCCGATATTGGCAAAATTGGTTTGATGTTTATTCCGAAAAATTAGAACGCTTAATGGTTAGTCATTAG
- the nifS gene encoding cysteine desulfurase NifS produces the protein MNEPIYFDNNATTKIDEEVIATMLPYLQTYYGNPSSMHTFGGQVGRAVREARGQVASLLGAQESEIIFTSCGTEGDNAAILAALKAQPNKKQIITTKVEHPAVLNLCRKLEKEGYVVTYLGVDSKGQLDLGELEAALTNDTAVVSIMYANNETGVVFPIEEIGQRVKAYGALFHVDAVQAVGKIPFNLETSSIDFLTLSGHKIHAPKGIGALYVRKGVRFRPHLIGGHQERGRRGGTENVPAIVALGKAAELARKHLPSVAEEQRLRDKLEQGILATIPDAAVNGDPINRLPNTSNIGFKYIEGEAILLSLDQYGICASSGSACTSGSLEPSHVLQALGLPYTVLHGSIRFSLSRFTTEAEIDRALDVLPRIINRLRDLSPFNNDNADWLKEQSLAVSH, from the coding sequence ATGAATGAGCCGATTTATTTTGATAATAATGCCACCACCAAAATAGATGAAGAGGTCATCGCAACGATGCTTCCTTATCTCCAGACCTATTATGGAAACCCCTCTAGTATGCACACCTTCGGCGGACAAGTCGGTCGCGCTGTCAGAGAGGCAAGAGGTCAGGTTGCGTCTTTACTCGGGGCGCAGGAATCAGAAATTATCTTTACCAGTTGTGGCACAGAAGGGGATAATGCGGCTATTCTCGCAGCCCTCAAAGCCCAGCCGAATAAAAAACAGATTATTACCACTAAGGTAGAACATCCTGCGGTTTTAAATCTGTGTCGAAAACTGGAAAAAGAGGGCTATGTTGTTACCTATCTTGGAGTTGATAGTAAAGGTCAACTTGATTTAGGGGAACTAGAAGCCGCCTTAACCAATGACACAGCCGTTGTTTCCATTATGTATGCGAACAACGAAACTGGCGTAGTCTTTCCCATTGAAGAAATTGGACAGCGAGTTAAGGCGTATGGGGCTTTATTTCATGTGGATGCGGTGCAAGCCGTGGGAAAAATTCCCTTCAATTTAGAAACCAGTTCCATTGATTTCCTGACTCTCTCTGGTCACAAAATTCATGCCCCAAAAGGAATTGGCGCGTTATATGTTCGTAAAGGTGTGCGCTTTCGTCCCCATTTGATTGGAGGACATCAAGAACGAGGGCGTAGAGGGGGAACGGAAAATGTCCCTGCGATTGTGGCGCTGGGAAAAGCCGCAGAACTGGCTAGAAAACATTTACCGAGTGTTGCTGAAGAACAGCGTTTACGGGACAAGTTAGAACAAGGCATTCTGGCGACTATTCCTGATGCTGCGGTGAATGGAGATCCGATTAACCGTTTACCGAATACCAGCAATATTGGTTTTAAGTACATCGAAGGAGAAGCAATTTTACTGTCTCTTGATCAATATGGGATTTGTGCATCTTCTGGTTCGGCTTGTACGTCCGGGTCGCTTGAACCGTCTCATGTTCTTCAGGCGTTAGGGCTTCCTTATACCGTTTTACATGGTTCAATTCGGTTTAGTCTTTCTCGCTTTACCACCGAAGCAGAAATCGATCGCGCTTTAGATGTTTTACCCAGAATTATCAATCGTCTCCGCGACCTCTCTCCTTTTAATAATGACAATGCGGACTGGTTAAAAGAACAGTCATTAGCGGTTAGTCATTAG
- the nifU gene encoding Fe-S cluster assembly protein NifU → MWDYTEKVMEYFHHPRNQGAITEQKEGEKIVTGEVGSIACGDALKLHLKIDEATKTIAEATFQTFGCASAIASSSALTELLKGKTVEEALNVTNHEITEFLGGLPEEKMHCSVMGQEALEAAIYNYKGIPLDNHEESEGNIICSCFGISDTKIKRVIRDNKITTAEQVTNYVKAGGGCSTCLPEIDDILAEIATEEEKSLEVANKIRTQPAVLTNLQKINLIQQVITEQIRPILIEDGGDLELFDVEGDVVKVILKGACDGCASSTETLKNAIENTLQEAILPTLTVEAV, encoded by the coding sequence ATGTGGGACTATACAGAAAAAGTTATGGAATACTTCCATCATCCTCGTAATCAAGGAGCGATTACTGAGCAAAAGGAAGGAGAAAAAATTGTTACTGGGGAAGTAGGAAGTATTGCTTGTGGTGATGCTTTAAAGCTTCATCTCAAAATTGATGAGGCAACAAAAACGATTGCTGAAGCAACCTTTCAAACCTTTGGTTGTGCTAGCGCGATCGCGTCTTCTTCAGCGTTAACTGAACTCTTAAAAGGAAAAACAGTCGAAGAAGCCCTCAACGTTACCAATCACGAAATTACCGAATTTCTAGGGGGATTGCCTGAAGAAAAAATGCACTGCTCTGTTATGGGGCAAGAAGCCTTAGAAGCAGCCATTTATAACTACAAGGGGATTCCTCTAGATAATCACGAAGAATCTGAAGGAAATATTATATGTAGCTGTTTTGGTATCTCTGATACAAAAATTAAGCGTGTTATTCGTGATAATAAAATAACAACCGCAGAACAAGTTACAAACTATGTGAAAGCGGGAGGCGGTTGCAGCACTTGTTTACCAGAAATAGATGATATTCTTGCTGAAATTGCCACAGAAGAAGAAAAAAGTCTAGAAGTTGCAAACAAGATTCGTACGCAACCAGCCGTCTTAACAAACCTGCAAAAAATCAACCTAATTCAGCAGGTTATCACCGAACAAATTCGACCCATCTTAATTGAAGATGGCGGTGATTTAGAACTATTTGATGTCGAAGGCGATGTGGTTAAAGTAATTCTTAAAGGAGCTTGCGATGGCTGTGCTTCCTCCACAGAAACTTTAAAAAATGCCATTGAAAATACACTCCAAGAAGCCATTTTACCCACTCTCACTGTAGAAGCTGTCTAA
- the nifH gene encoding nitrogenase iron protein → MRQIAFYGKGGIGKSTTSQNTIAALSENERVMIVGCDPKADSTRLMLHTKAQVTILELAAQRGSVEDLELEEVLLSGYNNVRCVESGGPEPGVGCAGRGIITAINFLEEEGAYEDIDFVSYDVLGDVVCGGFAMPIREGKAQEIYIVTSGEMMAMYAANNIARGILKYAHSGGVRLGGLICNSRKCDREDELIQALAEKLGTHMIHFVPRDNVVQQAELRRQTVIEYQPDHSQAQEYRDLAKKIEHNENLVVPTPIDMDELEDLLVQFGIIDSDEDYKKILEAEENGTTVSV, encoded by the coding sequence ATGAGACAAATTGCATTCTACGGAAAAGGTGGTATCGGAAAATCCACTACCTCTCAAAACACCATCGCAGCCCTTTCTGAAAACGAGCGCGTCATGATTGTTGGCTGTGACCCGAAAGCAGACTCCACTCGCTTAATGCTTCACACCAAAGCCCAAGTCACTATTCTCGAATTAGCAGCCCAACGCGGTTCAGTGGAAGACCTTGAACTTGAAGAAGTCTTACTCAGTGGCTACAACAACGTGCGTTGTGTAGAATCAGGCGGTCCTGAACCCGGAGTTGGCTGTGCTGGACGTGGCATTATTACTGCCATTAACTTCCTCGAAGAAGAAGGAGCTTATGAAGACATTGACTTTGTCTCTTACGACGTATTAGGTGACGTTGTTTGTGGTGGGTTTGCCATGCCCATTCGGGAAGGAAAAGCCCAAGAGATTTACATTGTTACCTCTGGCGAAATGATGGCGATGTATGCTGCCAACAACATTGCCCGTGGGATTCTAAAATATGCCCACTCGGGTGGTGTTCGTCTTGGCGGTTTAATTTGCAACAGCCGTAAATGTGACCGGGAAGATGAGTTGATTCAAGCCCTTGCGGAAAAACTTGGCACTCACATGATTCACTTTGTTCCTCGCGACAACGTAGTTCAACAAGCAGAATTGCGTCGTCAAACGGTCATTGAATATCAGCCCGATCATTCCCAAGCTCAAGAGTATCGCGATCTCGCGAAAAAAATTGAACACAATGAAAACCTTGTGGTTCCGACTCCCATTGATATGGACGAACTAGAAGACCTGTTAGTCCAGTTTGGAATCATCGACAGTGATGAAGACTACAAGAAAATTCTCGAAGCCGAAGAAAACGGAACAACCGTGTCCGTCTAA
- the nifD gene encoding nitrogenase molybdenum-iron protein alpha chain, whose product MSTKERNQEVIKEVLEGYPEKAGKRRSKHIGTYEEAKSGEEGKSGCDVKSNKKSLPGVMTARGCSFAGAKGVVWGPVKDMVHVSHGPVGCGYYSWAGRRNYYTGYTGVDTFGTMQFTSDFQEKDIVFGGDKKLAKLIDEAETLFPLNQGTTVESECPVGLIGDDIEAVARAKGKETGKPVVPVRCEGFRGVSQSLGHHIANDSVRDWIYPKADEYRKLQDGFESTPYDVNIIGDYNIGGDAWPSRLLLEAIGLRVISQFSGDGSFNEVTMSPLAKLNLIHCYRSMNYLCRHMEEEYGIPWMEYNLFGPTYIAKSLREIAAQFDETIQANAERVIQEYQASMDAVLAEYRPRLEGKKVMMMVGGLRPRHVIPAFEDLGMEVIGTGYEFGHNDDYKLTSEYLKDGTLIYDDVSGYEFEEFAKKLKPDLIAAGIKEKYVFQKMALPFRQMHSWDYSGPYHGYHGFAVFARDMDLAINNPTWSLIENPWSN is encoded by the coding sequence ATGTCAACTAAAGAAAGAAATCAAGAAGTAATCAAAGAGGTTCTGGAAGGCTATCCAGAGAAAGCTGGTAAACGGCGAAGTAAACATATTGGCACTTACGAAGAAGCAAAATCTGGCGAAGAAGGAAAATCAGGCTGCGACGTTAAATCCAACAAGAAATCACTGCCTGGAGTCATGACTGCCCGTGGTTGCTCCTTTGCTGGCGCAAAAGGGGTAGTTTGGGGCCCAGTTAAAGATATGGTTCATGTCAGTCATGGGCCAGTGGGTTGTGGTTACTACTCTTGGGCAGGTCGTCGGAACTACTACACTGGCTATACCGGGGTAGATACCTTTGGCACTATGCAATTCACCTCTGACTTCCAAGAAAAAGATATTGTCTTTGGGGGTGATAAAAAACTGGCTAAACTCATTGATGAAGCCGAAACCCTATTTCCTCTGAATCAAGGAACAACCGTTGAGTCAGAATGTCCAGTCGGGCTAATTGGGGATGATATTGAAGCCGTCGCCCGTGCCAAAGGCAAAGAAACAGGTAAGCCCGTCGTTCCAGTTCGTTGTGAAGGTTTCCGAGGGGTTTCTCAATCCTTAGGACACCACATTGCTAATGATAGCGTTCGGGATTGGATTTACCCCAAAGCCGACGAGTATCGCAAACTGCAAGACGGATTTGAGTCCACCCCTTATGATGTCAACATTATCGGAGACTATAACATCGGTGGGGATGCTTGGCCGAGTCGGCTCTTACTAGAAGCCATTGGCTTGCGCGTCATTAGCCAATTTTCTGGCGATGGCTCTTTTAATGAAGTGACAATGAGCCCCTTGGCTAAACTCAATCTCATCCACTGTTATCGGTCAATGAACTATCTCTGCCGACACATGGAAGAGGAATATGGCATTCCTTGGATGGAATACAACTTATTCGGCCCAACCTACATTGCTAAGTCTCTGCGAGAAATTGCGGCTCAATTTGACGAAACCATCCAAGCAAATGCAGAGCGTGTTATTCAGGAATATCAAGCGTCTATGGACGCAGTTTTGGCAGAATATCGTCCGCGCCTAGAAGGGAAAAAAGTGATGATGATGGTGGGTGGACTTCGCCCCCGTCACGTTATTCCAGCGTTTGAAGACTTGGGCATGGAAGTGATTGGAACTGGTTATGAGTTTGGGCATAACGATGACTACAAACTAACCAGTGAATACCTAAAAGACGGAACGCTCATCTACGACGATGTCAGCGGTTATGAATTTGAGGAATTTGCCAAAAAGCTCAAGCCCGATCTGATTGCTGCAGGGATTAAAGAGAAGTATGTCTTCCAAAAAATGGCACTTCCCTTCCGTCAAATGCACTCTTGGGATTATTCCGGACCTTATCACGGCTATCACGGCTTTGCTGTCTTCGCTCGGGATATGGATTTAGCGATTAATAACCCCACTTGGAGTTTAATCGAAAATCCTTGGTCGAATTAG
- the nifK gene encoding nitrogenase molybdenum-iron protein subunit beta: MTQNNNENTQNSTTSAPSNIPSNPHEVQDHFDLFHTDPYQKLFEYKRQFEGAHSQEKIEEVAEWTKSWDYREKNFAREALTINPAKACQPLGALFVASGFEGTLPYSHGSQGCVAYFRTHLARNYKEPFQAVSSSMTEDAAVFGGYSNMKDGLANSYTLYEPKMIALCTTCMAEVIGDDLGGFIENAKHEAAIPAEVPVPYAHTPSFVGSHLTGYDNMLKSILSCLTKGKEPETSNGKYNFNLGFDPYIGNIRELKRILQLFDLDYTILSDNADTFDSPNTGDFQMYNGLTSLDDTADSINAEGTFFFQKHTTPKTQEYIEEKWGQETFNFRPFGIRGTDEFITKLSEITGKSVPQELVEERGRAVDAITDSQAWIHGKRVALYGDPDHVFGLVNFLLELGAEPVHIVVTNSNNKFEKELQEVLDASMYGQKATIWGKKDLWHLRSLMFTEPVDLLIGNSYGKYLWRDTETPLVRIGYPIFDRHHMHRYETLGYRGAINLHNWIVNTILDELDRKTIVSGKTDISFDLIR; the protein is encoded by the coding sequence ATGACACAGAACAACAACGAAAATACGCAAAATTCTACTACCTCTGCCCCTTCTAATATCCCTTCTAACCCCCATGAAGTTCAGGATCACTTTGACTTATTTCACACTGATCCTTATCAGAAGCTATTTGAATACAAGCGCCAGTTTGAAGGGGCACATAGTCAGGAAAAAATTGAAGAAGTTGCTGAATGGACAAAAAGTTGGGACTATCGCGAGAAAAATTTTGCTCGGGAAGCCTTAACGATTAATCCTGCTAAAGCCTGTCAACCCTTAGGTGCATTATTCGTGGCCTCAGGCTTTGAAGGAACACTTCCCTATAGCCACGGCTCTCAAGGCTGTGTTGCTTATTTCCGTACCCATCTCGCTCGGAACTATAAAGAACCGTTTCAAGCTGTTTCTTCTTCTATGACTGAAGATGCAGCAGTTTTTGGGGGCTATAGCAACATGAAGGATGGGCTTGCTAACTCCTATACCCTTTATGAGCCAAAAATGATTGCTTTGTGTACCACTTGCATGGCAGAAGTAATTGGGGATGATTTAGGCGGCTTTATCGAAAACGCCAAGCATGAGGCGGCGATTCCTGCAGAAGTTCCTGTTCCTTATGCTCATACTCCCAGTTTTGTTGGTTCTCACCTAACTGGTTATGACAATATGCTCAAGTCGATCTTAAGTTGTCTCACGAAGGGCAAAGAACCAGAAACCAGTAATGGCAAGTATAACTTTAACTTAGGATTTGACCCTTATATTGGCAATATTCGGGAACTGAAACGAATCCTACAGTTATTTGATCTTGATTACACGATCCTTTCTGATAATGCGGATACATTTGATTCTCCCAATACAGGGGACTTCCAAATGTATAATGGCTTAACCAGCCTCGATGATACCGCCGATAGCATTAACGCTGAAGGAACGTTCTTCTTCCAAAAACATACAACTCCTAAAACCCAAGAATATATTGAGGAGAAATGGGGTCAAGAAACCTTTAATTTCCGTCCCTTTGGTATTCGTGGAACTGATGAATTTATCACCAAATTATCCGAAATTACTGGTAAATCAGTGCCACAAGAACTGGTAGAAGAACGCGGTCGCGCTGTCGATGCAATTACTGATTCTCAAGCCTGGATTCATGGTAAGCGTGTGGCCCTTTATGGCGATCCTGATCATGTTTTTGGACTGGTGAATTTCTTGTTGGAATTAGGGGCTGAACCCGTTCATATTGTTGTTACTAACAGTAATAACAAGTTTGAAAAAGAATTACAGGAAGTTTTGGATGCAAGCATGTATGGCCAAAAGGCAACAATTTGGGGTAAAAAAGACCTCTGGCATCTGCGGAGCTTAATGTTTACTGAACCTGTAGATTTATTAATTGGTAATTCTTACGGGAAGTATCTCTGGCGCGATACAGAAACCCCTCTGGTTCGCATTGGTTATCCGATTTTTGATCGCCACCACATGCACCGTTATGAAACCTTGGGCTATCGTGGCGCGATTAATCTTCATAACTGGATTGTGAATACGATTCTTGACGAATTAGATCGGAAAACGATTGTCAGTGGTAAGACTGATATTTCCTTCGACTTGATTCGTTAA
- a CDS encoding nitrogen fixation protein NifZ yields the protein MKLDEVELNREPDFELDSKVKLRKNIRNDGTFPGAEVGETIAKKGEEGYVIGVGTFLQTAYVYSIHFLSTGKVVGCLGKELEQAGG from the coding sequence ATGAAACTGGATGAAGTAGAACTCAATCGGGAACCAGATTTTGAACTGGATTCTAAAGTAAAACTCCGTAAAAATATTCGCAATGATGGCACATTCCCAGGTGCAGAAGTTGGGGAAACCATTGCTAAAAAAGGTGAGGAAGGATATGTCATTGGAGTTGGAACTTTTTTACAAACTGCTTATGTCTATTCAATTCATTTTTTAAGCACAGGAAAAGTCGTCGGTTGCTTAGGGAAAGAACTGGAACAGGCCGGTGGTTAA
- the nifE gene encoding nitrogenase iron-molybdenum cofactor biosynthesis protein NifE — protein sequence MTKPKVADLLHEPGCGHNHKKGDNKACSQQAKPGAAQGGCAFDGASITLVPITDAAHLVHGPTACAGNSWGSRGSLSSGATTYQLGLTTDVKENDIIFGGEKKLYSAIAQVINRYHPPAVFVYATCVTSLIGDDLEAVCRAATEQFQTPTIPVQAPGFTGTKNLGNRLAGEALFEYVVGTQEPEYTTPYDINLIGEYNVAGELWGVLPLLEKVGIRVLSKITGDATFREICYAHRAKLNVMICSKALINLGRKMEETYGIPYIEESFYGVADMNRCLRHIAEKLGDEELKARVETLIATETAKLDTALAPYRKRLQGKRIVLYTGGVKSWSIISAAQDLGMKVVATSTKKSTEEDKAKIKELLGEDGIMLSKGNAKELLKVIENTNADMLVAGGRNQYTALKARIPFLDVNQERHNPYAGYRGLIEMAKEFDHVLHSPIWEQVREPAPWSLVTSH from the coding sequence ATGACTAAACCAAAAGTCGCAGACCTCTTACACGAACCCGGTTGCGGCCATAATCACAAAAAAGGCGATAATAAGGCTTGTAGCCAACAAGCCAAACCAGGGGCAGCCCAAGGCGGTTGTGCCTTTGATGGGGCTTCGATTACCCTAGTTCCCATTACTGATGCCGCTCATTTGGTTCATGGCCCGACGGCGTGTGCGGGCAACTCTTGGGGTAGTCGCGGTAGTCTTTCTTCAGGGGCAACCACTTATCAACTGGGACTAACCACAGATGTTAAGGAAAATGACATTATTTTTGGGGGCGAGAAAAAGTTATATAGCGCGATCGCGCAAGTGATTAACCGCTATCATCCACCTGCAGTCTTTGTTTACGCTACCTGTGTCACGTCTCTTATTGGTGATGATCTAGAGGCAGTTTGTCGCGCAGCAACAGAGCAGTTTCAAACCCCAACTATCCCCGTTCAAGCCCCCGGTTTTACGGGAACAAAAAATTTAGGGAACCGCCTAGCAGGAGAAGCCCTATTTGAGTATGTTGTAGGTACGCAAGAACCAGAATATACCACCCCTTATGACATTAACCTCATTGGGGAATATAACGTTGCTGGGGAACTTTGGGGGGTGCTTCCCCTTTTAGAAAAAGTGGGGATTCGCGTTCTCTCCAAAATTACAGGAGATGCCACCTTCCGAGAAATCTGTTATGCCCATCGCGCCAAACTTAATGTCATGATTTGCTCGAAAGCCCTGATTAATCTGGGTCGCAAAATGGAGGAAACTTATGGCATTCCCTACATTGAGGAATCTTTCTATGGCGTTGCTGACATGAACCGATGTTTACGTCATATTGCCGAAAAATTAGGGGATGAAGAGTTAAAAGCGCGAGTGGAAACGCTGATTGCGACGGAAACGGCAAAACTGGACACGGCCCTTGCCCCCTATCGGAAACGACTACAAGGTAAACGCATCGTTCTTTATACTGGCGGTGTAAAAAGCTGGTCGATTATTTCTGCTGCCCAAGATTTGGGGATGAAAGTGGTTGCCACCAGCACCAAAAAAAGCACCGAAGAAGATAAAGCCAAAATCAAGGAATTACTTGGCGAAGACGGCATTATGCTCTCTAAAGGCAATGCCAAAGAACTTCTAAAAGTTATTGAAAACACCAATGCGGATATGCTTGTCGCTGGTGGACGTAATCAATATACCGCTCTCAAGGCTCGGATTCCCTTTCTGGATGTCAACCAAGAACGCCATAATCCCTATGCCGGTTATCGGGGACTTATAGAAATGGCAAAAGAGTTTGATCACGTTCTTCATAGTCCGATTTGGGAACAGGTGCGAGAACCTGCCCCTTGGTCATTAGTCACTAGTCATTAG